DNA from Terriglobus tenax:
ATGGCATCCGGAGCGCAACGCAGCACAGTAGCGTCGTAATCCAGCAGGCGGTCTTCCAGCAGGTGCAGAATCTCGTCGCGGCCAAGCTGGGAGCCGGTCAGGAAGTCACGCTCGACGTGCTGCCACGCAGTGGCGCGATCGCCAAAGCCAGCGGGCTTGACGGCACGAATCTTCTCCAGGATCTCAGTGCGGGCGTCCGACATTACCGGGCCTCCTTCTTGTCGCGCTTCTCCCACCATTCGCGGAAGGTCTCTGACGGCATGGCCTGCAGATCGCGGGCCTGCGTCCAACCGCCCAGCATGCCGGGCAGCCAGCCGATCCAGCCTTCACGGTTGACCAGAGGCTTCTCCGCGCTGCGGCCGAACTTCTGCGCGGCGCGGAAACGGGCCTCGCTGCGGAACAGGTTGGCCATCACCTTCATGGCTACGGCTTCAGGATTCAGCTTGCCGATGCCCCTGGTGTGCTTCTCCACCACCTTGTGGCGCAGATGGATCAGCACCTCGGGGATGTTGATCTTCACCGGGCAGACCTCGTAGCAGGCTCCGCAAAGCGACGAGGCATAGGGCAGGCTCTCGGCATGATGCAGCTCCTGCAACTGTGGTGTCAGGATCGCACCGATAGGCCCGGCGTAGACCGAGCCGTAAGCGTGACCTCCCGTCTGACGGTAGACGGGGCAGGCGTTCTGGCAGGCTCCGCAGCGGATGCAGTGCAGTGTCTGGCGGCCTTCTTCGTCAGCCAGCACCTCGGTACGGGCGTTGTCCATGATGACGACGTGGAAGTTCCTGGGGCCATCGCCCTCATGCACGCCGGTCCATACGGAGTTGTACGGATTCATGCGCTCGCCGGTGGCGGAACGCGGCAGCGTCTGCAGGAAGACCTCGAGGTCCTGAAAGCGCGGAATGACCTTGTCGATGCCTGCGACCGTGATCAGCGTCTCCGGCAGAGTAAGGCACATACGGCCGTTGCCTTCACTCTCCACGATGCAGACACCACCGGTCTCGGCGATCAGGTAATTGGCGCCACTCACCGCCGTGGGCACGGTGAGGAACTTGTGCCGCAGGTAGCTGCGTGCAGCCTCTGCCAGGTCGGCAGGCGTCTCACCCAGGTTCTCAAGCCCCATCTTCTGCTTGAAGATCTCGCGAATCTGGTGGCGGTTCTTATGCAGCGCCGGAACGACGATGTGCGAGGGCTGATCTTCGCCGAGCTGGATGATCAACTCGGCCAGGTCGGTTTCGACCGCCATGATGCCTTCAGCCTCAAGCGCATTGTTGAGGTGGATCTCCTCCGAGGTCATCGTCTTGATCTTGATGACCTCGCTGGCTCCGGCCTCTTTCGCAAGCCGCGTCACAATGGCGCAGGCTTCCTTGCCATCGCGCGCCCAGTGGACATGGCCACCGGCGGCGGTGCAGTTGCGCTCAAACTCTTCCAGGTACTGGTCCAGATAGCGCAGCGTGTGCTCGCGAATCTGCTTGCCGCTCTCACGCAGGTCCTGCCAGTCGTCGCGCTCTTCCACCATCTTCTTGCGCTTGGCCTGGATCACGTCGGTGGCGTGACGTACGTTCCTGCGCAACTGCTGGTCGCCAAGAGACTTCTTTGCCGCCTTGGGAAAAGAGGGCGAGGTGGCCGGATCGAGAGGAATACGGCTCATTGCGCGCTCTCCTCTCCGGCCAGAATCTCCGCCAGGTGGATGGTATGCACACCGGCCTTCTGGCGATGCAGGGCGCCTTCCATGTGCATCAGGCAAGAGTTATCGCAGGCGGTGCAGACCTCCGCGCCAGTCTTGAAAATCGCTCCGAGCTTCTCTTCCAGCATGGCGGTCGAGGTCTCGGGATTCTTTACGGCAAAGGTGCCGCCAAAACCGCAGCAGCGGTCCAGGTTTTCAATCTCCACCAGTTCAAGGCCTTTCACATGGCGCAGAAGCTCCATCGGCCCGTCCTTGATGCCGAGATTGCGCAGGCCGTGGCAGCTGGCGTGATAGGTCACCTTGTGCGGATAAAACGCGCCAACATCCTGCAGCTTCAAGCACTCGGTCAGAAACTGCGAGAACTCCCACACCTTCGGCAGCAGCACGTCGAGCTCAGCCTTGAGCTTCTCATCCTTCATCTGCTCCGCCATTAGCGGGTAGTGGTCCTTCATCATGGCAACGCAGCTTGAGGAGGGAACGACAACGGCCTCCGCATGGCGGAACTGGTCGACAAAGCGCTGCACCAGTGGGAGCGCTTCCTTCTGGTAGCCGGTGTTCCAGTGCATCTGGCCGCAGCAGGTCTGGCCGGCGGGAAAGTCCACCGTATGGCCCAGACGCTCCAGCACGCGTACCACCGCCTTGCCCGTGCCCGGGAACAGCGTGTCGTTATAGCAAGTGATAAACAGTGAGACCCGCAGAACGCCTCTCCTTGCTCCAGGTTTAAATGCAGAGATTCACCGACCGCCGGCGCTGCCATGTCCTGGAACGACTCAATCTTACTTGCAGAGGCTACTTTTTGGCAGGAGCGGAGGGCAGTGTATAAATGACTTCCCCCGGGCGCGTGTAGTGCAGTTCTTCCCTTGCCTGGTGCTCAATCGCGCTGGGATCGTTCTGCAGACGCTCGACGTGTCCGGCCATCAGCTCATTCTCTTTTTGAAGGCGCTTCAGCTCTACATCCAGCTCTTTGGCTTCGCGCTTCTTCTGCTCGTACATGGTCAGACCATTCTGGCCGAAGATGACGTGATACCCCAGCGAAATTGCAAGACCCGCAGCGGCGATGGTTGCCATCTTGCGGCGTCCTGAATAGAGCCTTTCACCTGCGATGAGCAGGCGGCTCCAGAGACCTGGGGAAGATTTCTGCATGCAATTCAGAAGTATCGACGCTGGTTAAGCAAGGTCAAGCAAATACTCTTGCCAGGAATCCGGATGGATACAGGACGAACGTGGAATACTCCATGGGTATGGCGAAACCAGTCCTCATCCTGACAACGATTGGCTCCCGCGAAGCCGCCGAAACGCTTGCGGAAAGCTTTGTAAAGGAGCGCCTGGCGGCGTGTGTCAGCATTGGCGGGCCGGTGCTTTCCATCTACCACTGGCAGGGCGCAATCGAGCGCGGCGAGGAGTTTCAACTGACGCTCAAATCGCTCGATACCCATCTCGCAGCCATCGAGAGCAGGCTGAAGAGTTTTCACGCCAGCCGCCCTGATGGCTATCAATTGCCGGAGTTACTGGTTGTGCCACTCGGTGGCGGCAGTATGGAGTACCTGGCGTGGTTGCAGGCAAACGTACATCCTGCCTAGCTGGCTTTGGTATCCTTGAGCGTGTCCATGCAGATTCTTTTTGCTGCCGCCGTACTCTCCGTGTGCGCCCTTCTGGGAGCGTCCTGGGCGATTGCGCGGCACATCCGTAAAGCAGCCGGCGCCGGTGAGAATCCGGGCAATCTGATGGCAGAAAAATTTTTCACACACCGCCCTCGCGTGTCGAACATCGCACACAAAACGGGCGGAACCCCCGCTAGAAATCCATCGCACGGCAAGCGCTGGTCATCTGATAACCCAGGCGACCTGAGCGACCCGTACCAACGGCCGCGTTCCATACCGCGTCGCGCCGCACAGTAACCTTGTCTAAGAAGTAAGCCTGCACCTTCAACCGCTGTATCCTTTCCAGAGGTCATCCGATTGTATGAGTAGTCCCACCATTCGCGAGATCAACATCGCGCACTCTCCCGACTCCGACGATGCATTTATGTTCTATGGCCTGGCGACGAACAAAATTCGTGTGCCTGGCTATAAGTTCACCCACACGCTGACTGACATTGAGACGTTGAACCGCAAGGCCATGGACGAGGCCTTTTACGACGTTACCGCCATCAGCTTCCATGCCTATCCGTACCTGCAGGACAACTATGCTCTGATGGCGTGCGGCGGCTCCGTGGGTGACGGCTACGGCCCCATGATCGTGGCTCCGAAGAAGATGACCCTCGACGAGGTGAAGAAGCTGAAGATCGCGGTTCCCGGAACGCTGACCACTGCGTACCTGGCGCTGAAGCTCTTCGCTCCCGAAGTCGAAGCCGAGACCATTCCCTTTGACGAGATCATTCCGCGCGTCGCTGCCGGAGAGTTCGATGCCGGCCTGATCATCCATGAAGGCCAGCTCACCTATGGCAACAACGGCCTGCACAAGATCCTGGACCTGGGCCAGTGGTGGCGCGAGGAGACCGATGGCCTGCCCCTGCCGCTGGGTGGCAACGCCATCCGCCGCTCGCTGGGAGCAGAGGTCATGAAGGTCACCACGCAGGCGCTGCGCGACAGCATTCAGCACGCCCTCGATAACCGCGAGGCAGCTCTGCAGTATGCCATGCAGTTTGCCCGCGACCTGGACACCAATCTGGCAAACCGCTTTGTCGGCATGTACGTGAACGAGCGCACGCTCAACTACGGCGATGATGGCCGCGTGGCCATCAAGAAGCTGCTCGACCTGGGCTACGAGCGCGGCATCATTCCGCACAAGGCCAAGGTCGACTTCATCGACTAAGCAAGACACTCTTATGGCAAACGACGATCTCAAAATCGAGATTCCTACCCTCGGGCCGCCCTCCCTGCCCGGCATCAAGGTTGCTGTCCTTGGCGCCGGCAAGATGGGCGGCATCCTGCTGCAGGCCTTCCTGAAAAACAACCTGCTGCACCCGGAGCAGATCATCGCGACGGTGGCCCACCCGGAACGCGCGCAGGCACTCTCCGTGCAGTTCCAGGTGGAGGTCACCACCGACAACCTGGCTGCCGCAAAGGACGCTGACATCATCCTGCTCGGCGTCAAGCCGACGCAGGTGCCGGCGCTGATTGAGCAGATCAAGCCGGCGTTGACGCCGAAGAAACTGATCGTCTCCTTTGCCGCATCGGTGAAGACCAGCGCCATTGAAGAGGCTGCCGGGATGGACATCCCGGTCATCCGCGCCATGCCCAACACGCCGTCCATGCTGGCGGCGGGTGTTACCGCTCTGTGCCCCGGCCGTTTTGTCAGCGGAGAGCATCTGGTGACGGCGCAGAAGATCTTCAACACCGTGGGCCGCTCGGTCATCGTCGACGAGAAGCACATGGACGCCGTGACGGGCCTCTCCGGCTCCGGCCCGGCCTATGTGTACATCATCATCGAGGCGCTGGCCGAGGCCGGCGTCAACGTCGGCCTGCCGCGCGACGTGGCAACACTGCTGGCCGCGCAGACGGTCTTCGGCTCTGCCCGCATGGTGCTGGAAACCGGCTACCACCCTGCCCTTCTGAAGGACCAGGTCACCACACCCGCCGGATGCACGGTGGATGGCATCCTGGAGCTGGAAGAGGGTGGTCTGCGCGTCACGCTCATCAAGGCCGTGAAGCGTGCCACCGAGCGCGCCAAACAGCTCGCTGCTGGATAAGGTGTGCCATCTGACCAGGGCACGCGGCTGAGATCAGAAATGCAGATCCTTCCACTGCGCTTCGCTCCGGTCGGGATGACACACTGAAGCAAGTCAAAAAAGCAGAAGGGCAGCCCCTCGGGGCTGCCCTTCTTGTCTTTACCGCAATTACTTCTTGCGGGCCGGAGCGCGACGAACCGGAGCCTTGGTGGCGGGAGCCTTCTTCGGGGCTTCCACCGTGGCGTCCTTCATCACGATCATGACGGGAACAGCCTGGCCGGCGCTCTGCGTGTAGGAGTCATAGGTGCTGGAGACAGTGATCTTATCGCCAACCGCAGGAACCTTGGTCAACGGCTCCTTCAGGTTGAAGGTGAAGTCAGCAGCCTTGGACTGAACAGCGTCCTCAGAAACCGAACCCTTGATGCTGGTCTCGGTCGCTTCGACAACAACGACATCCGGAATCTTGACGTCCTTGCCCTGCAGAACCGCCCACATCTTGTCCGAGTCTTCCTTCACGCCGTAGGCCAGGATGAACTCACGATCGCTGAGAGCCAGCGTCGACAGGTCCGGGGTAGCGGCAATGGTGTCATGCACGATGTCGGAAGGCTTGGGAGCCGGAGTGATCGCAAAGCCAGCCGGAGGATTCAGGTTGGTCTTGACCGCGGCCTGAACCGTCTCGTAGCCATCAGCCTTGCCGTGGTACTTGACGTAGCAGTACTTGGCGGTAGGAGCGTACTGGGTCTTGTAAGGCTCCGGAGCCAGTTCTACAAAGCGGGTGGTGTACCAGGTGCAGTTCACATAGTCAGCGGGCGTGGACTGCATGTAAGCCAGGCCCAGGAAGAAGGTGTCCTGCAGGAAAGGGCCAGGAGCGGCGGTCTGCTCGGGAGGAACAGCAGCCAGTTCCTTCTTGTAGTTGTCGATGGCGGTGGCGGTGTCCTTCTTGTTCAGCGCAGCCGAAGCAATCGCGCTGTACAGGTACGGAGTAGCCTGCTTGATCATGGCATCCCAGGTGGCCTGATCCATGTCCTTGCCCTTGGTGGCAGTCAGAGCCTTCTTGGCGGCGTCAGCGGCCTTATCCAGCTCAGCCTGCTTTTCCGCCGGCTCCGTCTTCTGATCGGCCATGCCCTTGTGCAGGCTCATCTCGGTGGTCAGAGCACGCAGGTTCGAGGGGTTGGTCTGCAGCAGCTTGTCAGCGGCGGCCAGCATTCCGGCCGGATCGTTGAGCTGGCCGTAGGTGCC
Protein-coding regions in this window:
- a CDS encoding LutB/LldF family L-lactate oxidation iron-sulfur protein; this translates as MSRIPLDPATSPSFPKAAKKSLGDQQLRRNVRHATDVIQAKRKKMVEERDDWQDLRESGKQIREHTLRYLDQYLEEFERNCTAAGGHVHWARDGKEACAIVTRLAKEAGASEVIKIKTMTSEEIHLNNALEAEGIMAVETDLAELIIQLGEDQPSHIVVPALHKNRHQIREIFKQKMGLENLGETPADLAEAARSYLRHKFLTVPTAVSGANYLIAETGGVCIVESEGNGRMCLTLPETLITVAGIDKVIPRFQDLEVFLQTLPRSATGERMNPYNSVWTGVHEGDGPRNFHVVIMDNARTEVLADEEGRQTLHCIRCGACQNACPVYRQTGGHAYGSVYAGPIGAILTPQLQELHHAESLPYASSLCGACYEVCPVKINIPEVLIHLRHKVVEKHTRGIGKLNPEAVAMKVMANLFRSEARFRAAQKFGRSAEKPLVNREGWIGWLPGMLGGWTQARDLQAMPSETFREWWEKRDKKEAR
- a CDS encoding (Fe-S)-binding protein, translating into MSAFKPGARRGVLRVSLFITCYNDTLFPGTGKAVVRVLERLGHTVDFPAGQTCCGQMHWNTGYQKEALPLVQRFVDQFRHAEAVVVPSSSCVAMMKDHYPLMAEQMKDEKLKAELDVLLPKVWEFSQFLTECLKLQDVGAFYPHKVTYHASCHGLRNLGIKDGPMELLRHVKGLELVEIENLDRCCGFGGTFAVKNPETSTAMLEEKLGAIFKTGAEVCTACDNSCLMHMEGALHRQKAGVHTIHLAEILAGEESAQ
- a CDS encoding FtsB family cell division protein, giving the protein MATIAAAGLAISLGYHVIFGQNGLTMYEQKKREAKELDVELKRLQKENELMAGHVERLQNDPSAIEHQAREELHYTRPGEVIYTLPSAPAKK
- the cutA gene encoding divalent-cation tolerance protein CutA codes for the protein MAKPVLILTTIGSREAAETLAESFVKERLAACVSIGGPVLSIYHWQGAIERGEEFQLTLKSLDTHLAAIESRLKSFHASRPDGYQLPELLVVPLGGGSMEYLAWLQANVHPA
- a CDS encoding menaquinone biosynthesis family protein translates to MSSPTIREINIAHSPDSDDAFMFYGLATNKIRVPGYKFTHTLTDIETLNRKAMDEAFYDVTAISFHAYPYLQDNYALMACGGSVGDGYGPMIVAPKKMTLDEVKKLKIAVPGTLTTAYLALKLFAPEVEAETIPFDEIIPRVAAGEFDAGLIIHEGQLTYGNNGLHKILDLGQWWREETDGLPLPLGGNAIRRSLGAEVMKVTTQALRDSIQHALDNREAALQYAMQFARDLDTNLANRFVGMYVNERTLNYGDDGRVAIKKLLDLGYERGIIPHKAKVDFID
- the proC gene encoding pyrroline-5-carboxylate reductase is translated as MANDDLKIEIPTLGPPSLPGIKVAVLGAGKMGGILLQAFLKNNLLHPEQIIATVAHPERAQALSVQFQVEVTTDNLAAAKDADIILLGVKPTQVPALIEQIKPALTPKKLIVSFAASVKTSAIEEAAGMDIPVIRAMPNTPSMLAAGVTALCPGRFVSGEHLVTAQKIFNTVGRSVIVDEKHMDAVTGLSGSGPAYVYIIIEALAEAGVNVGLPRDVATLLAAQTVFGSARMVLETGYHPALLKDQVTTPAGCTVDGILELEEGGLRVTLIKAVKRATERAKQLAAG